In Actinoplanes sp. NBC_00393, a single genomic region encodes these proteins:
- a CDS encoding Lrp/AsnC family transcriptional regulator, with amino-acid sequence MTDTALDEINKQIIEHLQRDGRMSYATLAKTIGLSEAAVRQRVQRLLDNDLMQIVAVTDPLTLGFARQAMVGLRVNGDLRAIADEIAAIPEVDYVVICAGRYDLLVELVCTDDEHLLDLLNEKVRAIEGVSATDTFMYLKLAKQTYAWGTR; translated from the coding sequence GTGACCGACACGGCGCTGGATGAGATCAACAAGCAGATCATCGAACACCTGCAGCGGGACGGGCGGATGTCGTACGCGACATTGGCCAAGACCATCGGGCTGTCCGAGGCGGCGGTACGCCAACGCGTACAGCGGCTGCTCGACAACGACCTGATGCAGATCGTCGCGGTGACCGACCCGCTGACCCTGGGCTTCGCCCGGCAGGCCATGGTCGGCCTGCGCGTCAACGGTGACCTGCGGGCGATCGCCGACGAGATCGCGGCGATCCCCGAGGTGGACTACGTGGTGATCTGCGCCGGGCGCTACGACCTGCTCGTCGAGCTGGTCTGCACCGACGACGAACACCTGCTGGACCTGCTCAACGAGAAGGTCCGGGCGATCGAGGGCGTCTCCGCCACCGACACCTTCATGTACCTGAAGCTCGCCAAACAAACCTATGCCTGGGGAACAAGATAG
- the gabT gene encoding 4-aminobutyrate--2-oxoglutarate transaminase, with translation MTSSDELHKRRVAAVARGVGSTISSYIAEAGGGTLTDLEGREWIDFASGIAVTNVGNAAPRVVAAVREQVEKFTHTCFMVAPYESYVSVCEQLIELTPGSFEKRAALFNSGAEAVENAVKIARHATGRQAVVVFDHAYHGRTNLTMALTAKNMPYKHRFGPFAPEVYRAPMSYPLRDGGLDGAEAARRAIDVIEKQVGAGNVAAVLIEPIQGEGGFVVPAPGFLPAIAAWTAEAGAVFIADEIQTGFCRTGQWFASSHEGLEPDLITTAKGMGGGLPIAGVVGRAELMDAVHVGGLGGTYGGNPVACAAALAAIETMRELDLAASARHIESILKPALADISDPGIAEVRGRGAMLAIELVKPGTDEPDPVRTAAVSKACHEAGLLTLTCGTYGNVLRFLPPLVISDEDLDRGVAILRAAFR, from the coding sequence ATGACCTCCTCTGATGAACTGCACAAGCGGCGCGTCGCAGCTGTCGCGCGGGGCGTCGGCTCGACCATCTCGTCCTACATCGCCGAGGCCGGCGGCGGCACGCTGACCGACCTCGAGGGCCGCGAGTGGATCGACTTCGCCTCCGGCATCGCGGTCACCAACGTCGGCAACGCCGCGCCGCGTGTCGTCGCGGCGGTGCGCGAGCAGGTGGAGAAGTTCACCCACACCTGCTTCATGGTGGCGCCGTACGAGTCCTATGTGTCGGTCTGCGAGCAGCTGATCGAATTGACCCCGGGCAGCTTCGAGAAGCGGGCGGCGCTGTTCAACTCCGGCGCCGAGGCGGTGGAGAACGCGGTCAAGATCGCTCGGCACGCGACCGGGCGGCAGGCGGTCGTGGTGTTCGACCACGCGTACCACGGCCGGACCAACCTGACGATGGCGCTGACCGCGAAGAACATGCCGTACAAGCACCGGTTCGGGCCGTTCGCCCCGGAGGTGTACCGGGCGCCGATGTCGTACCCGCTGCGCGACGGTGGGCTGGACGGCGCCGAGGCGGCCCGCCGGGCGATCGACGTGATCGAGAAGCAGGTGGGCGCCGGCAACGTGGCGGCCGTGCTGATCGAGCCGATCCAGGGCGAAGGCGGCTTCGTGGTGCCCGCGCCCGGCTTCCTGCCGGCGATCGCCGCGTGGACGGCCGAGGCGGGGGCGGTCTTCATCGCCGACGAGATCCAGACCGGGTTCTGCCGTACCGGGCAGTGGTTCGCCTCGTCGCACGAAGGCCTGGAACCCGACCTGATCACGACGGCCAAGGGGATGGGCGGCGGCCTGCCGATCGCCGGTGTGGTCGGGCGGGCCGAACTCATGGACGCGGTGCACGTGGGTGGGCTGGGTGGCACGTACGGTGGCAATCCCGTCGCTTGTGCGGCGGCCCTGGCCGCCATCGAGACCATGCGCGAGCTGGACCTGGCCGCGTCCGCGCGGCACATCGAGTCGATTCTGAAGCCGGCGCTGGCGGACATCTCCGACCCCGGCATCGCCGAGGTCCGCGGCCGGGGCGCGATGCTCGCGATCGAACTGGTCAAGCCGGGCACCGACGAGCCGGACCCGGTCCGGACCGCGGCGGTCTCCAAGGCCTGTCACGAGGCGGGGCTGCTCACCCTGACCTGCGGGACGTACGGGAACGTGCTGCGTTTCCTGCCCCCGCTGGTGATCTCCGACGAGGACCTCGATCGAGGCGTTGCGATCCTCCGTGCTGCCTTCCGGTGA
- a CDS encoding gamma-aminobutyraldehyde dehydrogenase produces MSAKSVLHNFVGGEAVAPVEGRYEDLIDPSTGEVFASAPVSGAEDVDRAMTAAASALEQWRDTTPGDRQRALLKFADAIEARADELVEAESQNTGKPLGLTASEELPPAIDHLRFFAGAARLLEGRSAGQYMNGYESYVRREPIGVCAQVTPWNYPLLMAMWKIAPALAAGNAVVLKPSDTTPVTSVLLAEIAAEFLPSGLFNVVLGDRDTGRALVTHKTPQMVSITGSVRAGMEVAGSAAADLKRTHLELGGKAPVVVFDDADVEAAAAAIAEAGYFNAGQDCTAATRVLVAPGIYDDFVAALAEQARNTKTGAPDDEDVLYGPVNNANQLARVSGFIDRLPDHARLEAGGARVGDRGYFYSPTVVAGLRQDDEIIQNEVFGPVITVQKFSDEDEAVRYANGVEYALASSVWTKDHGRAMRMTQRLDFGCVWVNCHIPLVAEMPHGGFKHSGHGKDLSVYGLEDYTRIKHVMHHVGA; encoded by the coding sequence ATGTCCGCCAAGTCGGTACTGCACAATTTCGTGGGCGGCGAGGCGGTCGCGCCCGTCGAGGGGCGGTACGAGGACCTGATCGACCCGTCGACCGGCGAGGTGTTCGCCTCCGCCCCGGTCTCCGGGGCCGAGGACGTGGACCGGGCCATGACCGCCGCGGCGTCCGCCCTCGAGCAGTGGCGCGACACCACCCCCGGCGACCGGCAGCGGGCGCTGCTGAAGTTCGCCGACGCCATCGAGGCCCGTGCCGACGAGCTGGTCGAGGCCGAGTCGCAGAACACCGGCAAGCCGCTCGGCCTGACCGCCAGCGAGGAGCTGCCGCCGGCCATCGACCACCTGCGCTTCTTCGCCGGTGCGGCGCGCCTGCTCGAGGGACGCTCCGCCGGGCAGTACATGAACGGCTACGAGAGTTATGTACGGCGTGAGCCGATCGGTGTCTGCGCCCAGGTCACCCCCTGGAACTACCCGCTGCTGATGGCGATGTGGAAGATCGCGCCGGCGCTCGCCGCGGGCAACGCCGTGGTGCTCAAGCCGTCCGACACCACCCCGGTCACCAGCGTCCTGCTCGCCGAGATCGCCGCCGAGTTCCTGCCGTCCGGCCTGTTCAACGTGGTCCTCGGCGACCGGGACACCGGCCGCGCCCTGGTCACCCACAAGACGCCGCAGATGGTCTCGATCACCGGTTCGGTGCGGGCCGGCATGGAGGTGGCCGGCAGCGCCGCCGCCGACCTGAAGCGCACCCACCTGGAGCTCGGCGGCAAGGCCCCGGTCGTGGTCTTCGACGACGCCGACGTGGAGGCGGCCGCCGCCGCGATCGCCGAGGCGGGCTACTTCAACGCCGGGCAGGACTGCACCGCCGCGACCCGGGTGCTCGTCGCCCCCGGCATCTACGACGACTTCGTCGCGGCCCTCGCTGAGCAGGCCCGGAACACGAAGACCGGCGCGCCGGACGACGAGGACGTGCTCTACGGCCCGGTCAACAACGCCAACCAGCTGGCCCGGGTCTCGGGGTTCATCGACCGGCTCCCGGACCACGCCCGGCTCGAGGCCGGCGGCGCCCGGGTCGGCGACCGCGGCTACTTCTACTCCCCCACCGTCGTGGCCGGCCTGCGCCAGGACGACGAGATCATCCAGAACGAGGTCTTCGGCCCGGTCATCACCGTGCAGAAGTTCAGCGACGAGGACGAGGCCGTCCGCTACGCCAACGGCGTGGAGTACGCGCTCGCCTCCAGCGTCTGGACCAAGGACCACGGCCGGGCCATGCGGATGACCCAGCGCCTGGACTTCGGCTGCGTCTGGGTGAACTGCCACATCCCGCTGGTCGCGGAGATGCCGCACGGCGGGTTCAAGCACTCCGGGCACGGCAAGGACCTCTCGGTGTACGGCCTGGAGGACTACACCCGGATCAAGCACGTCATGCACCACGTGGGTGCCTGA
- a CDS encoding PP2C family protein-serine/threonine phosphatase, with the protein MPRHINDDERLRRLEAVTDATLSRLDVSDLLDELLDRVRDLLGVDTAAVLLLDLHAQQLVATAAKGLEEEVRAGFRVAVGRGFAGRIAATRRPVRLTDVTPADVLNPILLEKGIRSLLGVPIMAGRDLIGVLHVGSLSRRHFGDDDIRLLELVADRAGVAGRIRAGKMDQAAALALQRSLLPARLPETPGVELAARYVPGHSFGIGGDWYDVFGLPSGWLGMVIGDVSGHGLASAVVMGRVRSALRAYALICDDPAEALTLLDRKVNHFEAGSLTTAMYAMISPDRSRIVVSSAGHLRPVLAEPGRPAGLAEFPVDPPLGVGRAVRSRRSSTLGLAPGGVLLGYTDGLVERRGEVIDVGMDRLVKLVRPAPAEAVCATVMADAGVEQPTDDVAVLAVRRRP; encoded by the coding sequence GTGCCCCGACACATCAATGACGACGAGCGGCTGCGTCGGCTCGAAGCGGTCACTGATGCGACGTTGTCCCGGCTCGACGTCTCCGATCTGCTGGACGAGCTGCTGGACCGGGTGCGCGATCTGCTCGGCGTCGACACCGCCGCCGTGCTGCTGCTCGACCTGCACGCCCAGCAGCTGGTGGCGACCGCGGCGAAGGGCCTCGAGGAGGAGGTCCGGGCCGGGTTCCGGGTCGCGGTGGGCCGGGGTTTCGCCGGCCGGATCGCCGCGACCCGCCGTCCGGTCCGGCTCACCGACGTCACTCCCGCCGATGTGCTCAACCCGATCCTGCTGGAGAAGGGGATCCGGTCGCTGCTGGGCGTACCGATCATGGCCGGCCGTGACCTGATCGGCGTGCTGCACGTCGGCTCGCTGTCCCGCCGCCACTTCGGCGACGACGACATCCGCCTGCTGGAGCTGGTTGCCGACCGCGCCGGGGTGGCCGGCCGGATCCGCGCCGGCAAGATGGACCAGGCCGCCGCCCTGGCGCTGCAGCGCAGCCTGCTGCCGGCCCGGCTGCCCGAGACACCGGGCGTCGAGCTGGCCGCGCGGTACGTGCCCGGTCACTCGTTCGGCATCGGCGGCGACTGGTACGACGTCTTCGGGCTGCCGTCCGGCTGGCTCGGGATGGTGATCGGCGACGTCTCCGGGCACGGACTCGCCTCCGCCGTGGTGATGGGGCGGGTCCGTAGCGCGCTCCGGGCGTACGCGCTGATCTGCGACGACCCGGCGGAAGCCCTCACCCTGTTGGACCGCAAGGTCAACCACTTCGAGGCCGGCAGCCTCACCACCGCGATGTACGCCATGATCAGCCCGGATCGGAGCCGGATCGTGGTCTCCTCGGCCGGGCACCTGCGGCCGGTCCTGGCCGAGCCCGGCCGCCCGGCCGGGCTGGCCGAGTTCCCGGTCGACCCGCCGCTCGGGGTCGGCCGCGCGGTCCGCTCCCGGCGCAGCAGCACCCTCGGCCTGGCGCCGGGTGGGGTGCTGCTCGGCTACACCGACGGTCTGGTGGAACGCCGCGGCGAGGTCATCGACGTCGGCATGGATCGCCTGGTCAAGCTGGTACGACCGGCCCCCGCGGAGGCGGTTTGCGCTACCGTCATGGCGGATGCGGGCGTCGAGCAGCCGACTGACGACGTGGCCGTCCTGGCCGTTCGCCGCCGTCCGTGA
- a CDS encoding glycoside hydrolase family 3 N-terminal domain-containing protein, giving the protein MTTEQAPPAWRDPKLPVPDRVDALLLEMTLEEKVAQLGSRWLGKDKGATGAAGPEPEESHNVAPMEDEFGAGAALEDASRHGLGHLTRVYGSYPLTVAEGTAEVVRQQRIVMASSRLGIPALVHEECLTGFTVHGATVYPAAIAWGATFDPELIERMAAAIGRDMAALGVHQGLSPVLDVVRDYRWGRVEEAIGEDPYLVSRIAAAYVRGLQSAGVIATLKHFAGYSASRGARNHGPVPMGRRELLDVILPPFETAIVEAGAGSVMNSYADVDGVPAGADPWLLTDLLRDEWGFTGTVVSDYWSIPFLASMHGMAADVAGAGVRALEAGIDVELPDTIGYGENLVARVRSGEVPEEYVDRAARRALIQKAELGLLDADWTPEGSVAGSDTVDLDSPGNRDLARELAERSIVLLDAGTALPLAAPGRIAVVGPCADDARTFLGCYAFPNHVLPRYPGVDPGIALPSALEALRLEFGDSEIVYAAGSAVDGRDRSGFAEAVAAAESADVTVAFVGDLAGLFGNGTSGEGCDAEDLRLPGVQAELLDALLATGKPVVVVVVSGRPYALGELHERAAGLVQAFMPGEEGGGAIAGVLSGRVQPSGKLPVQIPRHPGGQPGTYLQPRLGAVHTGVSNLDPTPLYAFGHGRSYTTFTVSDLRISETRVPVDGEFTVTVRLTNTGPRAGAEVVQLYLTDPVAEVTRPVHQLTGFHRVELAAGAAADVTFRVHTDRTAYTGRRMERIVEPGELRIQVGTSAADLPCTASVELTGEVRPAGTGRRLVTPVEVRPADS; this is encoded by the coding sequence TTGACGACAGAACAAGCGCCGCCCGCGTGGCGCGACCCGAAGCTTCCGGTTCCCGACCGGGTCGATGCGCTTCTCCTCGAGATGACCCTCGAGGAAAAGGTCGCCCAGCTCGGCAGCCGTTGGCTCGGTAAGGACAAGGGTGCCACCGGAGCGGCCGGACCGGAGCCCGAAGAGAGTCACAACGTGGCACCGATGGAGGACGAGTTCGGCGCCGGGGCGGCACTGGAGGACGCCAGCCGGCACGGTCTGGGCCATCTGACCCGGGTGTACGGCAGCTATCCGCTCACCGTCGCCGAGGGAACCGCCGAGGTCGTCCGGCAGCAGCGGATCGTGATGGCATCCTCCCGGCTGGGCATCCCGGCCCTGGTGCACGAGGAGTGCCTCACCGGTTTCACCGTGCACGGCGCCACTGTCTATCCGGCCGCGATCGCGTGGGGCGCGACGTTCGACCCGGAGCTGATCGAGCGGATGGCCGCGGCGATCGGCCGGGACATGGCGGCCCTCGGCGTGCACCAGGGCCTCTCCCCGGTGCTGGACGTGGTCCGCGACTACCGCTGGGGCCGGGTCGAGGAGGCCATCGGCGAGGACCCGTACCTGGTCTCCCGGATCGCCGCGGCGTACGTGCGCGGCCTGCAGAGCGCCGGCGTGATCGCCACCCTGAAGCACTTCGCCGGTTACTCGGCCTCCCGGGGCGCCCGCAACCACGGTCCGGTCCCGATGGGCCGCCGCGAGCTGCTCGACGTGATCCTGCCACCGTTCGAGACCGCGATCGTCGAGGCCGGCGCCGGTTCGGTGATGAACTCGTACGCCGACGTCGACGGGGTGCCGGCCGGCGCGGACCCGTGGCTGCTCACCGACCTGCTCCGCGACGAGTGGGGGTTCACCGGCACGGTCGTCTCCGACTACTGGTCGATCCCGTTCCTGGCGAGCATGCACGGGATGGCCGCCGACGTGGCCGGCGCGGGCGTGCGGGCGCTCGAGGCCGGCATCGACGTGGAGCTGCCGGACACCATCGGCTACGGCGAGAACCTGGTGGCCCGGGTTCGCAGTGGCGAGGTGCCCGAGGAGTACGTGGACCGGGCCGCCCGGCGCGCGCTGATCCAGAAGGCCGAGCTGGGCCTGCTCGACGCGGACTGGACGCCGGAGGGCTCGGTGGCCGGCTCGGACACCGTCGACCTGGACTCCCCCGGCAACCGGGACCTCGCCCGCGAGCTCGCCGAACGCTCGATCGTGCTGCTCGACGCGGGCACCGCGCTCCCCCTCGCCGCGCCCGGCCGGATCGCCGTGGTCGGGCCCTGCGCCGACGACGCGCGCACCTTCCTCGGCTGTTACGCCTTCCCCAACCACGTCCTGCCGCGCTACCCCGGCGTCGACCCCGGGATCGCGCTGCCCAGTGCTCTCGAAGCGCTTCGCCTCGAGTTCGGCGACAGCGAAATCGTGTACGCGGCCGGCAGCGCTGTCGACGGCCGGGACCGCTCCGGTTTCGCCGAGGCGGTCGCGGCCGCCGAGTCCGCCGACGTGACCGTCGCGTTCGTCGGCGACCTGGCCGGGCTGTTCGGCAACGGCACCTCCGGAGAGGGCTGCGACGCCGAGGACCTGCGGCTGCCCGGTGTGCAGGCGGAGCTGCTGGACGCCCTGCTGGCGACCGGGAAGCCGGTGGTCGTGGTGGTCGTCTCCGGCCGCCCGTACGCGCTCGGCGAGCTGCACGAGCGGGCGGCCGGCCTGGTGCAGGCGTTCATGCCGGGTGAGGAGGGCGGCGGCGCGATCGCCGGTGTGCTCTCCGGCCGGGTGCAGCCGAGCGGCAAGCTGCCGGTGCAGATCCCCCGGCACCCGGGCGGCCAGCCGGGCACCTATCTGCAGCCGCGGCTCGGCGCCGTGCACACCGGTGTCAGCAACCTCGACCCCACCCCGCTGTACGCCTTCGGGCACGGCCGCTCGTACACCACGTTCACGGTGAGTGACCTTCGGATCAGCGAGACCCGGGTGCCGGTGGACGGCGAGTTCACGGTCACCGTGCGGCTGACCAACACCGGTCCGCGGGCCGGCGCCGAGGTGGTGCAGCTCTACCTCACCGACCCGGTCGCCGAGGTCACCCGTCCGGTGCATCAGCTGACCGGGTTCCACCGGGTCGAGCTGGCGGCCGGCGCCGCGGCCGACGTGACGTTCCGGGTGCACACCGACCGGACCGCCTACACCGGCCGCCGGATGGAGCGCATCGTCGAGCCCGGTGAGCTGCGCATTCAGGTCGGCACGTCGGCAGCGGACCTGCCGTGCACGGCCTCCGTCGAGTTGACCGGCGAGGTTCGGCCGGCCGGCACCGGCCGGCGCCTGGTCACCCCGGTGGAGGTGCGGCCAGCCGATTCGTGA
- a CDS encoding extracellular solute-binding protein, whose product MKRRNFLTLSAGAAAGAALAACGNEGPGGGSGEGSGGGGEASYWSLSGEPGQPYRQAAADRWNKANPDAKITPTFFQNDAYKQKIKTALGANQAPTMIWGWGGGGLKSYVDAGQVEDLTDWLSQNAAVKDKILPSSFGAATVNGKVYALPVETVQPIVLYYNKKVFEKVGVQPPQTYGDILALIPKFNAAGIAPFSLAGQSRWTNMMWLEFMLDRQAGSEVFDNVFAGKQGAWSDPAVLDMLTKVQDLVKQNAFQKGFASTVADTNADQALLYTGKAAMMVHGSWSYGIQKANGGKFVADGGLGWMNFPPIDGGKGDPTNTVGNPGQYLSISSKASAEAKETAKKFFSTTLVDDEEKAGWVKSGGVPVLKGADSLFTGDDAQFLKDMAAIAAGAKTFAQSWDQALSPTAAEVLLDNIAKLFQLQVSPQQWVDNMNGVIGK is encoded by the coding sequence GTGAAACGCAGGAACTTCTTGACCCTGTCCGCTGGAGCCGCCGCGGGTGCCGCGCTGGCTGCCTGTGGCAACGAAGGCCCCGGTGGCGGTTCCGGGGAAGGCAGCGGCGGCGGCGGTGAAGCCAGCTACTGGTCGCTCAGCGGCGAGCCGGGCCAGCCGTACCGTCAGGCGGCTGCCGACCGGTGGAACAAGGCCAACCCGGACGCCAAGATCACCCCCACGTTCTTCCAGAACGACGCGTACAAGCAGAAGATCAAGACCGCTCTCGGCGCCAACCAGGCTCCCACCATGATCTGGGGCTGGGGCGGCGGCGGCCTGAAGAGCTACGTCGACGCCGGCCAGGTCGAGGACCTGACCGACTGGCTGAGCCAGAACGCCGCGGTCAAGGACAAGATCCTCCCGTCCTCGTTCGGTGCGGCCACGGTCAACGGCAAGGTCTACGCGCTGCCGGTCGAGACGGTCCAGCCGATCGTTCTCTACTACAACAAGAAGGTCTTCGAGAAGGTCGGCGTGCAGCCCCCGCAGACCTACGGTGACATCCTCGCCCTGATCCCGAAGTTCAACGCCGCGGGCATCGCGCCGTTCTCGCTCGCCGGGCAGTCCCGCTGGACGAACATGATGTGGCTCGAGTTCATGCTCGACCGCCAGGCCGGCTCCGAGGTGTTCGACAACGTCTTCGCCGGCAAGCAGGGCGCCTGGTCCGACCCGGCCGTGCTGGACATGCTGACCAAGGTCCAGGACCTGGTGAAGCAGAACGCGTTCCAGAAGGGCTTCGCCTCGACCGTCGCCGACACCAACGCCGACCAGGCCCTGCTCTACACCGGCAAGGCCGCGATGATGGTGCACGGCTCCTGGTCGTACGGTATTCAGAAGGCCAACGGCGGCAAGTTCGTCGCCGACGGCGGCCTGGGCTGGATGAACTTCCCGCCGATCGACGGCGGCAAGGGCGACCCGACCAACACCGTCGGCAACCCCGGCCAGTACCTGTCGATCTCCTCCAAGGCGTCCGCCGAGGCCAAGGAGACCGCGAAGAAGTTCTTCTCCACCACGCTCGTGGACGACGAGGAGAAGGCCGGCTGGGTCAAGTCCGGCGGTGTGCCGGTGCTCAAGGGCGCCGACAGTCTGTTCACCGGTGACGACGCGCAATTCCTCAAGGACATGGCGGCGATCGCGGCCGGTGCGAAGACCTTCGCGCAGTCGTGGGACCAGGCTCTGAGCCCGACCGCGGCCGAGGTGCTGCTGGACAACATCGCCAAGCTGTTCCAGCTCCAGGTCAGCCCGCAGCAGTGGGTCGACAACATGAACGGGGTCATCGGAAAGTGA
- a CDS encoding carbohydrate ABC transporter permease: MALPAFVMFVFFGIIPLLGVIVLSFATWNGITPTIELTGLTSWRAALSNPSLPNAIWVTFLIMALSWLVQTPISILLGVFMARQTRYRGFLSVLYFIPLLLSSAAIAITYKSLLDPSFGIGAGLGIEALNQNWLGEANLAIATLIFVVSWQFIPFHSLIYQGAVRQIPHSMYEAAQIDGAGRVRQFFGITLPQLKYTIITSSTLMVVGSLTFFDLIWVLTAGGPGDATRALAVQMYQQGFQASLMGPASAIAVILVLTGLALSLLLRRLGGRSDESQLEGA; encoded by the coding sequence ATGGCCCTGCCCGCGTTCGTGATGTTCGTGTTCTTCGGGATCATCCCGCTGCTCGGCGTGATCGTGCTCAGCTTCGCCACGTGGAACGGCATCACGCCGACCATCGAGCTGACCGGTCTGACCAGTTGGCGCGCGGCCCTGAGCAACCCGAGCCTGCCGAACGCCATCTGGGTCACCTTCCTGATCATGGCGCTGTCCTGGCTGGTGCAGACCCCGATCTCGATCCTGCTCGGCGTCTTCATGGCCCGCCAGACCCGGTACCGCGGCTTCCTCTCGGTGCTCTACTTCATCCCGCTGCTGCTCAGCTCCGCGGCCATCGCCATCACCTACAAGTCGCTGCTCGACCCGAGCTTCGGGATCGGCGCCGGCCTCGGGATCGAGGCGCTGAACCAGAACTGGCTGGGCGAGGCGAACCTGGCGATCGCCACGCTGATCTTCGTCGTCTCGTGGCAGTTCATCCCGTTCCACTCGCTGATCTACCAGGGCGCCGTCCGGCAGATCCCGCACTCGATGTACGAGGCGGCGCAGATCGACGGCGCCGGCCGGGTCCGGCAGTTCTTCGGCATCACGCTGCCGCAGCTCAAGTACACGATCATCACGTCGTCGACGCTGATGGTGGTGGGCTCGCTGACGTTCTTCGACCTGATCTGGGTGCTCACCGCCGGTGGCCCCGGCGACGCCACCCGCGCCCTCGCGGTGCAGATGTACCAGCAAGGCTTCCAGGCCAGCCTGATGGGTCCGGCCAGTGCCATCGCCGTCATCCTGGTCCTGACCGGCCTCGCCCTCTCGCTGCTGCTGCGGCGACTCGGCGGCCGCTCCGACGAGAGCCAGCTGGAAGGAGCCTGA
- a CDS encoding carbohydrate ABC transporter permease, whose translation MATLTPTPAGTRPTKTPGAHAARPSNRRRLRESNWIGGSFGWIWLLIVMLPLYWLVITSFKTQANYFFTNPLKPPTEFTFENYQLVIESDFVRYFTNSVIVTAGAILPATLISFMAAYAIVRGAGNRFLRTVNGIFLMGLAIPLQAVVIPVYLIIIKMELYDTLQAIILPSIAFAIPLSVLVLSNFIRDVPKELFESMRMDGATEWGTMWRLAFPLTRPALVTVMIYNAVGIWNGFLLPLILTQSPDQATIPLALATFQTQFGVNVPAVAASVTLTTIPIVLLYAIGRRQLVSGLTAGFGK comes from the coding sequence GTGGCAACCCTGACCCCCACCCCGGCCGGCACCCGGCCCACCAAGACGCCGGGGGCGCACGCCGCCCGCCCGTCGAACAGGCGACGGCTGCGCGAGTCCAACTGGATCGGCGGCAGCTTCGGCTGGATCTGGCTGCTCATCGTGATGCTGCCGCTCTACTGGCTGGTCATCACGAGCTTCAAGACCCAGGCGAACTACTTCTTCACCAACCCGCTGAAGCCGCCGACCGAGTTCACCTTCGAGAACTACCAGTTGGTGATCGAGAGCGACTTCGTCCGGTACTTCACGAACAGCGTCATCGTCACCGCCGGCGCCATCCTCCCGGCGACGCTGATCTCGTTCATGGCGGCCTACGCGATCGTCCGTGGCGCGGGCAACCGCTTCCTGCGGACGGTCAACGGCATCTTCCTGATGGGCCTGGCGATTCCGCTGCAGGCGGTGGTCATCCCGGTCTACCTGATCATCATCAAGATGGAGCTGTACGACACGCTCCAGGCGATCATCCTGCCGTCGATCGCGTTCGCCATCCCGCTGTCGGTGCTCGTGCTGTCCAACTTCATCCGCGACGTCCCGAAGGAGCTCTTCGAGTCGATGCGGATGGACGGCGCCACCGAGTGGGGCACGATGTGGCGGCTGGCGTTCCCGCTCACCCGCCCGGCCCTGGTCACCGTGATGATCTACAACGCGGTCGGCATCTGGAACGGCTTCCTGCTGCCGCTGATCCTCACCCAGAGCCCGGACCAGGCGACCATCCCGCTCGCGCTCGCCACTTTCCAGACCCAGTTCGGCGTGAACGTCCCGGCCGTCGCCGCGTCGGTCACGCTCACCACGATCCCGATCGTGCTGCTCTACGCGATCGGCCGCCGGCAGCTGGTCAGCGGCCTAACGGCCGGTTTCGGCAAGTGA